The following are from one region of the Megalopta genalis isolate 19385.01 unplaced genomic scaffold, iyMegGena1_principal scaffold0025, whole genome shotgun sequence genome:
- the LOC143260915 gene encoding uncharacterized protein LOC143260915 — protein MADKETLDLTKLDGSNYPMWKFGMMFLLEARELIGFVEGTQQEPDKGIKTAEWKKWMKNSSQAAVILLSTVDRSLHPNLINCSTPKVIWEKLKGLYGDATEDAKQSAWERFYTFKINGGEPIARQIEELENIRKKWEDTDDKPSETAVVTKLLNSHRKKDNLVSRILREEKRLVEGDEAVSLALQRRAAKKKDIEELKKRTKCGISKEKGHWARECSRTNDYKKDALYSNTLDRDENVWIADSGAGKHMTGRKEFFKNIVPLSNSFSVQIADDKTVTDKGFSFHAVRDRCEIRNSDETKSADETMMLWHKRLGHINVRALTKTITMSDIKLDIDKGNHFFCESCVLGEQTRKPHYAVSDRGNFKAGENIHTDVCGPIDVKSYGGSRYFLLFKDHSTDFRKVYFMQHKSETLGSGVDEDSSSLRFEFSFGADGDPDPRGNNQLPQEEAEHDQNQSVEDRPPEGRQLRDRTRIRAPERYGIPVSGFLVGIVSANFEETVLCPDAEKWKAAMKEELTALEKNDTWSLTRLPPDKRIVGSKWVFTIKSNDRYKVREDFEIMQFDVKTAFLYGDLQEDIYLQQPEGYTTDSRKDLVCKLHRSLYGLKQSPRNWNEKFVSFLKNLNFSSIESDQCVFVRAINGVAVYLALYVYDGLLISACYADQAKGLRVWIPQERKVEISRDVKFLQTKGEMQASDQEHFYPSQDTSVDEDRPDEGPEKTDPLFDIGVTARLDGTVGVDENPGSSVENVHSSEGEWEERQPESAPGRPRMLRTGKPGRPRKVYQERNAEPSDSAGLAEVSIKSAISGSQKDEWMLAMADEFISILKNKHGTWLIVLRTSRQSEAAFCFETTYLNGVIEEEIFMEVPNYTREGSPLYGLKQAGRCWYRHLSDELIKLGATPTAGDASVYVRGAGDNLTLIVVYVDDILIISRKSEEIDRVYDFQRNSYDVKDLGNVKYCLGIEFSRHTSGITLRQKGYINDLLNRFNMAECNLQAHQ, from the exons ATGGCTGATAAAGAAACTCTTGACCTAACGAAGCTCGATGGGTCGAATTATCCCATGTGGAAGTTTGGAATGATGTTTCTGCTTGAGGCTAGAGAGCTGATTGGCTTTGTTGAAGGCACACAGCAGGAACCTGACAAGGGGATTAAAACTGCTGAGTGGAAGAAATGGATGAAAAACTCATCGCAAGCTGCGGTGATACTTCTGAGCACAGTAGACAGATCACTGCATCCAAACCTGATCAACTGCTCAACACCTAAGGTGATATGGGAGAAGCTCAAAGGTCTATACGGTGATGCCACCGAAGATGCAAAGCAGAGCGCATGGGagagattttatacatttaagaTCAATGGCGGTGAACCGATTGCTCGACAGATAGAAGAGCTGGAGAACATCCGCAAAAAATGGGAAGATACCGATGACAAGCCGTCCGAAACGGCAGTAGTGACCAAACTTCTGA ATTCTCACAGGAAGAAAGATAACCTCGTATCTAGAATACTTCGAGAGGAAAAGCGCCTCGTCGAAGGAGATGAAGCGGTCTCACTGGCGCTTCAG CGAAGGGCAGCCAAGAAAAAGGATATTGAAGAGCTGAAGAAACGCACGAAATGCGGCATCAGCAAGGAAAAAGGGCACTGGGCCCGCGAGTGTTCTCGGACGAATGACTACAAGAAAGACG CACTGTACTCGAACACTTTGGATCGAGATGAAAATGTGTGGATTGCTGATTCGGGCGCAGGCAAACACATGACTGGCAGAAAAGAATTTTTCAAGAATATAGTGCCGCTCAGTAATAGTTTCTCGGTTCAAATAGCAGATGATAAGACAGTAACAGACAAAGGTTTCTCGTTTCATGCAGTGAGGGACAGATGTGAAATTCGTAATAGTGATG AGACTAAAAGTGCAGATGAGACTATGATGCTGTGGCACAAACGATTAGGTCACATCAATGTGCGTGCTCTGACGAAGACAATCACAATGTCTGATATCAAGCTTGATATCGACAAAGGGAATCATTTCTTTTGTGAATCGTGCGTACTTGGTGAGCAAACTCGTAAGCCGCACTACGCAGTAAGTGACAGGGGGAATTTCAAAGCAGGTGAAAACATTCACACCGATGTGTGCGGTCCGATCGACGTCAAATCCTATGGTGGATCCAGATATTTTCTCCTGTTCAAGGATCATTCCACCGACTTCAGAAAGGTCTACTTCATGCAGCACAAGTCTGAG ACTCTGGGATCAGGAGTAGATGAGGATAGTTCTTCTCTTCGGTTCGAATTCAGTTTCGGAGCCGATGGCGATCCTGATCCAAGAGGTAACAATCAACTACCTCAGGAAGAAGCGGAGCACGATCAAAATCAGTCGGTAGAGGACCGTCCACCTGAAGGTCGGCAGCTGCGAGATCGTACTCGCATAAGAGCGCCAGAAAGATATGGCATACCAGTGTCTGGTTTTCTGGTCGGAATCGTGTCTGCAAATTTTGAGGAAACTGTATTATGTCCAGACGCTGAAAAGTGGAAGGCAGCAATGAAAGAAGAACTTACTGCACTCGAGAAGAATGATACATGGAGTTTGACCAGACTGCCACCGGATAAAAGAATTGTCGGTAGTAAGTGGGTTTTCACCATCAAAAGTAACGATCGTTATAAAGTGAG AGAAGATTTTGAAATAATGCAGTTCGATGTCAAAACTGCGTTCCTTTACGGCGATCTTCAGGAGGATATATACCTACAGCAGCCGGAAGGATACACGACTGACTCTAGGAAGGATCTCGTCTGCAAATTACATCGGAGCCTTTATGGGTTGAAGCAATCACCACGCAATTGGAATGAGAAGTTTGTGAGTttcttaaaaaatttaaatttctcGAGCATCGAAAGTGATCAGTGTGTGTTTGTGAGAGCGATCAATGGTGTGGCTGTGTACTTAGCATTATATGTGTATGATGGGCTGCTGATCAGTGCGT GCTATGCTGACCAAGCCAAGGGACTGAGAGTGTGGATCCCCCAGGAGCGCAAAGTGGAAATTTCGCGCGACGTTAAATTTCTACAAACAAAGGGCGAGATGCAGGCTTCCGATCAGGAGCATTTCTATCCGAGTCAAGACACAAGTGTCGACGAGGACCGACCAGACGAGGGTCCCGAAAAGACGGATCCTCTTTTCGACATCGGGGTGACTGCGAGACTGGACGGCACAGTTGGCGTCGACGAAAATCCAGGTAGTTCGGTTGAAAATGTTCACAGTTCCGAAGGGGAATGGGAGGAGCGACAGCCCGAGAGCGCACCCGGAAGGCCCCGAATGCTACGCACAGGAAAACCAGGTAGACCGCGGAAAGTTTACCAGGAACGAAACGCAGAACCAAGTGACTCGGCTGGTTTGGCAGAAGTCTCCATCAAATCAGCGATCTCTGGATCACAAAAAGACGAATGGATGTTAGCAATGGCCGACGAATTTATCTCCATTCTCAAAAATAAACATGGGACATGGTTAATCGTCCTGCGAACAAGTCGACAGTCGGAAGCCGCATTCTGCTTCGAAACAA CGTACCTGAACGGAGTCATCGAGGAGGAAATCTTCATGGAGGTCCCAAATTATACCAGGGAG GGATCGCCCCTGTACGGCCTGAAGCAGGCTGGTCGCTGTTGGTATCGACATTTAAGCGACGAACTGATCAAGCTCGGTGCTACCCCCACAGCAGGCGATGCGAGCGTCTACGTAAGGGGCGCGGGTGATAATCTTACCTTGATCGTCGTTTACGTGGACGACATCTTAATTATATCGCGCAAGTCCGAAGAGATCGACAGAGTCTACGACTTTCAACGAAACTCGTACGACGTAAAGGACCTGGGGAACGTGAAGTATTGCCTTGGGATCGAGTTCTCCCGCCACACCAGTGGAATAACTCTGAGGCAAAAGGGTTACATCAACGATTTGTTAAATCGTTTTAACATGGCTGAGTGCAACCTGCAAGCACACCAATAG
- the LOC143260914 gene encoding uncharacterized protein LOC143260914 encodes MDDGEKPPYRELIGALMYLAVATRPDISHAVSALSQFNDSFGKGHWQAAKRILRYLKGNSDVGIVFKNNISNLTGYVDADWAVCIQDRRSYTGFVFTMNGGTVSWESRKQRTVPLSSTEAEYMALSDASKEAMYLLRLARDMGISGPRTVKLFNDNLGAQKLAGKTTTIDYNYNYL; translated from the coding sequence ATGGACGACGGTGAGAAGCCCCCCTACAGAGAGCTAATAGGTGCACTAATGTACCTAGCTGTCGCAACGCGACCTGACATATCACACGCGGTCAGCGCGTTGAGTCAGTTCAACGATTCCTTCGGCAAAGGACACTGGCAAGCAGCGAAGAGGATACTACGATACTTAAAGGGTAACTCGGACGTGGGAATCGTATTCAAGAACAATATCAGCAACCTAACTGGATACGTGGATGCCGACTGGGCGGTGTGTATCCAAGATCGAAGATCGTACACCGGCTTCGTTTTTACAATGAACGGTGGGACTGTGTCCTGGGAGTCCAGGAAGCAACGGACTGTACCGCTGTCGTCGACGGAGGCCGAATACATGGCCCTAAGCGACGCCTCAAAAGAGGCGATGTATCTGCTACGACTGGCAAGAGACATGGGAATCAGCGGCCCACGAACTGTCAAGCTATTCAACGACAATCTCGGAGCTCAAAAACTAGCAGGAAAAACAACTACAATTGATTACAACTACAATTATTTATAA